In Streptomyces sp. NBC_01408, one DNA window encodes the following:
- a CDS encoding LVIVD repeat-containing protein: MTSLHTTRVRNRSLGAAVAAAGLLAALLAATPAAASPDPGDLTPGTGSQQSSGLAEGRELAPGEIPGQDEIVHSRNIKPLANIPSTFPGITNSDLAFQGKYAYAGNYNGFTVYDIGNPKAPKTVSQVLCPGGQNDISVHGDLLFLSTDSSRSDDSCNSVSQPATEKSSWEGIKIFDIKDKKNPKYIKSVETACGSHTHTLLNGDRDIYLYVASYSPNEAFPDCRPPHDGISVVKVPKKKPTQAAVVAFPILFPDGGNPGGPENPGVSKTTGCHDITVLPSKNLAAGACMGDGILFDISKPEQPRVIDRVQDNVNFAFWHSATFNERANKVVFTDELGGGGGATCNEATGPNRGADGIYDVTGRGDERKLVFRSYFKIPRHQADTENCVAHNGSLIPVGGGRDIMVQAWYQGGISVWDFTDSAGPKEIGYFERGPLSTDQLGLGGSWSAYYYNGHIYSNDIAKGLDVLRLDDWRTDSAKWVWMDRLNVQSQPDYR; the protein is encoded by the coding sequence GTGACCTCGTTGCACACCACAAGAGTGCGGAACCGGAGTCTGGGAGCGGCCGTCGCCGCGGCCGGCCTCCTCGCCGCGCTCCTCGCGGCCACACCCGCGGCAGCCTCCCCGGACCCGGGTGACTTGACGCCCGGGACCGGCAGCCAGCAGAGCAGCGGCCTCGCCGAGGGCAGGGAACTCGCGCCCGGCGAGATCCCCGGCCAGGACGAGATCGTCCACAGCCGCAACATCAAGCCCCTGGCCAACATCCCCAGTACCTTCCCCGGAATCACCAACTCCGACCTGGCCTTCCAGGGGAAGTACGCCTACGCCGGCAACTACAACGGCTTCACGGTCTACGACATCGGCAATCCCAAGGCGCCGAAGACCGTCAGCCAGGTGCTCTGCCCCGGCGGCCAGAACGACATATCCGTCCACGGTGACCTGCTCTTCCTCTCCACGGACTCCTCGCGCAGCGACGACTCCTGCAACAGCGTCTCGCAGCCCGCGACGGAGAAGTCCTCGTGGGAGGGCATCAAGATCTTCGACATCAAGGACAAGAAGAACCCCAAGTACATCAAGTCCGTCGAGACGGCCTGCGGCTCCCACACCCATACCCTGCTCAACGGCGACCGGGACATCTACCTCTACGTCGCCTCCTACTCGCCGAACGAGGCGTTCCCGGACTGCCGGCCGCCGCACGACGGCATCTCCGTGGTGAAGGTCCCGAAGAAGAAGCCGACCCAGGCCGCGGTCGTCGCCTTCCCGATCCTCTTCCCGGACGGCGGCAACCCGGGCGGACCGGAGAACCCGGGCGTCTCCAAGACCACCGGCTGCCACGACATCACCGTGCTGCCGTCGAAGAACCTGGCCGCCGGCGCCTGCATGGGCGACGGCATCCTGTTCGACATCAGCAAGCCCGAGCAGCCGAGGGTCATCGACCGGGTGCAGGACAACGTGAACTTCGCGTTCTGGCACTCGGCCACCTTCAACGAGCGGGCGAACAAGGTGGTGTTCACCGACGAGCTCGGCGGCGGTGGCGGCGCCACCTGCAACGAGGCCACCGGACCCAACCGCGGTGCCGACGGGATCTACGACGTCACCGGCCGCGGCGACGAGCGCAAGCTCGTCTTCCGCAGCTACTTCAAGATCCCGCGCCACCAGGCCGACACCGAGAACTGCGTGGCCCACAACGGCTCGCTGATCCCGGTCGGCGGCGGCCGCGACATCATGGTCCAGGCCTGGTACCAGGGCGGCATCTCGGTCTGGGACTTCACCGACTCCGCCGGCCCCAAGGAGATCGGCTACTTCGAGCGCGGCCCGCTCAGCACGGACCAGCTCGGACTCGGCGGGTCCTGGTCGGCGTACTACTACAACGGGCACATCTACTCGAACGACATCGCCAAGGGCCTCGACGTGCTGAGGCTGGACGACTGGCGCACCGACAGCGCCAAGTGGGTGTGGATGGACCGGCTCAACGTGCAGTCCCAGCCCGACTACCGCTAG
- a CDS encoding alpha/beta fold hydrolase — translation MRQAAVVFVHGLYSSPTTWTPLQRELSAIPAVSDEYDFLFFEYATRPVTWNPLRRMPDLDTVAESLRGFVGDLTAGYERVALVTHSQGGLVAQRYLSRMLLAGRGRDLAKIRRLVMFACPNNGSDLFLLARRGLIPMTRNSQERELKPLQTSVLETQRRVIDGIVRAPELAAGSCPIPIVAYAGESDNVVVPSSAAGFFPETGVLPGDHFSVIKPSGPDSRIVHAVRKELARALAEPFPAEPQPEADIPHRRRPAHFAADVLTEREMAGPITVPTGGPGGHATPFFLHGGPVEQLRNVDIVVSSENTYLQLSQFFKPSTSGSLRRAAAEKSGGGQILEDVAGDHLAAWLRSHGSYGLPVPDGTVAPTPAGALSRRNVRRIYHAAIAAPVSGTNNYRVDPQSIPRAVHNTFDLARQERVEQGLALSSICFPLFGAGRGGMSVSESFELIWEPLMSELAEDPSWSIHFTNRRRTIFDLLCERLQAKKSAHDQAG, via the coding sequence TTGCGTCAGGCCGCCGTCGTCTTCGTGCACGGTCTCTACTCGTCGCCGACCACCTGGACGCCCTTGCAGCGGGAGCTGTCCGCGATCCCCGCGGTGTCGGACGAATACGACTTCCTGTTCTTCGAGTACGCGACACGACCCGTGACCTGGAACCCGCTGCGGCGGATGCCCGATCTGGACACGGTCGCGGAGAGCCTGCGCGGATTCGTCGGTGACCTCACGGCAGGCTACGAACGGGTCGCCCTGGTCACGCACAGCCAGGGCGGGTTAGTCGCCCAGCGGTACCTGTCCCGGATGCTGCTGGCGGGCCGCGGCCGGGACCTCGCCAAGATCCGGCGGCTGGTGATGTTCGCCTGCCCCAACAACGGGTCCGACCTCTTCCTGCTGGCCCGCAGGGGGCTGATCCCGATGACCCGCAACAGCCAGGAGCGCGAGCTCAAGCCGCTCCAGACCTCTGTGCTCGAAACCCAGCGCCGGGTCATCGACGGCATCGTCCGGGCCCCGGAACTCGCCGCGGGCAGCTGCCCGATCCCGATCGTGGCCTACGCGGGCGAGAGCGACAACGTGGTGGTCCCCTCCTCCGCCGCGGGGTTCTTCCCCGAGACGGGGGTGCTGCCCGGCGACCACTTCTCGGTGATCAAGCCGAGCGGTCCGGACAGCCGGATCGTCCACGCGGTGCGCAAGGAACTCGCGCGGGCCCTGGCCGAGCCCTTCCCCGCCGAGCCGCAGCCCGAGGCCGACATCCCCCACCGCCGCAGGCCGGCCCACTTCGCCGCCGACGTCCTCACGGAACGGGAGATGGCCGGCCCGATCACCGTGCCCACCGGTGGACCCGGCGGGCACGCGACCCCGTTCTTCCTCCACGGCGGACCGGTGGAGCAACTCAGGAACGTCGACATCGTGGTGTCCTCGGAGAACACCTACCTCCAGCTGTCCCAGTTCTTCAAGCCGTCGACCTCCGGCAGTCTGCGCCGGGCGGCGGCGGAGAAGAGCGGCGGGGGCCAGATCCTGGAGGACGTGGCGGGCGACCACCTCGCGGCCTGGCTGCGCAGCCACGGCAGTTACGGACTCCCCGTGCCGGACGGAACGGTCGCGCCGACCCCCGCGGGCGCGCTCTCGCGGCGCAACGTACGGCGGATCTACCACGCGGCCATCGCCGCCCCCGTCTCGGGAACCAACAACTACCGGGTCGACCCGCAGTCCATCCCCCGAGCCGTCCACAACACCTTCGACCTGGCACGCCAGGAACGCGTGGAGCAGGGCCTGGCCCTGTCCTCCATCTGCTTCCCGCTCTTCGGGGCGGGGCGCGGCGGGATGAGCGTCTCGGAGAGCTTCGAACTGATCTGGGAGCCGTTGATGAGCGAGCTGGCCGAAGACCCCAGCTGGAGCATCCACTTCACCAACCGCCGGAGGACGATCTTCGACCTCCTGTGCGAGCGGCTCCAGGCCAAGAAGAGCGCTCACGACCAGGCCGGCTAG
- a CDS encoding FAD-dependent oxidoreductase, giving the protein MLRIAVVGSGPSGVYAAQTLTQQREVPGVRVDVLDRLPAPYGLVRYGVAPDHEKIKSLQGSLRTVLEDERIRFLGHVEVGGEQLPTERLLELYHAVVYCVGAARDRLLGIPGEELAGVHSATAFVSWYSGHPDAAAEAFDLPGVSSAVVIGAGNVAVDVTRILARGVPELSPTDMPQPALGALADSGLHTVAMVARRGPSQGKFTTKELRELGTLPSVDAVVDPAELALDPAYADPGAAAALPAVARRNLEVLRGWAERGPGDGQRRIALRFYLRPVEVLGGPDGRVRAVRFERTLPDGLGGVTGTGTYEDLDAQLVLRSVGYKGVPLAGLPFDPAKGTVPHAAGRVLRAGRASVGEYVAGWIKRGPTGVIGTNRPCAKESVSSLLQDAGALARRELPDDPLDALRAAGLRPVLWPGWLAIETAETDLGRSLGRRSVKIPDWPGLLDAAGPG; this is encoded by the coding sequence GTGCTTCGTATCGCCGTCGTCGGATCGGGCCCCAGCGGGGTGTACGCCGCTCAGACGCTGACCCAGCAGCGCGAGGTGCCGGGCGTACGGGTGGACGTACTGGACCGGCTGCCGGCACCGTACGGCCTCGTACGGTACGGGGTCGCCCCCGACCACGAGAAGATCAAATCGCTCCAGGGCAGCCTGCGCACCGTGCTGGAGGACGAGCGGATCCGCTTCCTCGGCCATGTCGAGGTCGGCGGGGAGCAGCTGCCCACCGAGCGGCTGCTGGAGCTGTACCACGCGGTGGTGTACTGCGTGGGGGCGGCGCGGGACCGGCTGCTGGGCATCCCCGGCGAGGAACTGGCCGGGGTGCACTCCGCCACGGCCTTCGTGTCCTGGTACAGCGGACACCCGGATGCCGCGGCCGAGGCCTTCGACCTGCCCGGGGTGAGCTCGGCGGTGGTGATCGGCGCGGGCAACGTCGCCGTGGACGTCACCCGGATCCTGGCGCGCGGCGTACCGGAGCTGTCGCCGACCGACATGCCGCAGCCCGCGCTGGGCGCGCTCGCCGACAGCGGGCTGCACACGGTCGCGATGGTCGCCCGACGCGGCCCGTCCCAGGGCAAGTTCACCACCAAGGAGCTGCGGGAACTGGGCACGCTGCCCTCGGTGGATGCCGTCGTGGACCCCGCCGAGCTGGCCCTGGACCCCGCGTACGCCGACCCGGGCGCTGCGGCGGCGCTGCCCGCGGTGGCGCGCCGGAACCTGGAGGTGCTGCGCGGCTGGGCGGAGCGGGGCCCGGGGGACGGGCAGCGCCGCATCGCGCTGCGGTTCTACCTGCGTCCGGTGGAGGTGCTGGGCGGGCCCGACGGCCGGGTCAGGGCCGTGCGCTTCGAGCGGACCCTCCCCGACGGCCTCGGCGGGGTCACCGGCACGGGCACGTACGAGGACCTCGACGCCCAGCTGGTGCTGCGCTCGGTGGGGTACAAGGGCGTCCCGCTGGCCGGCCTGCCCTTCGACCCCGCGAAGGGCACCGTCCCGCACGCGGCGGGCCGGGTGCTGCGCGCGGGCCGGGCCTCGGTCGGCGAGTACGTGGCGGGCTGGATCAAGCGGGGCCCGACCGGGGTGATCGGCACCAACCGGCCCTGCGCCAAGGAGAGCGTCTCCTCCCTGCTCCAGGACGCGGGGGCGCTGGCCCGCCGGGAGCTTCCCGACGACCCGCTGGACGCCCTGCGGGCGGCGGGCCTGCGTCCGGTGCTGTGGCCGGGCTGGCTGGCCATCGAAACGGCCGAGACGGACCTGGGCCGCTCCCTGGGCCGCCGCTCGGTCAAGATCCCCGACTGGCCGGGCCTCCTGGACGCCGCGGGCCCGGGCTAG
- a CDS encoding RES family NAD+ phosphorylase: protein MTSPEGLSPPDAVCMNHIDDAHLRRHLSTLMTASRCSFCTTSSARGEPVAVDLRLLVHRVLAGVREKYEPTGAPGQGVSTARAVEDVCRGAVEPRVARAVRDRTEPASWQLREAPRPHGPDPVHAPWARFRRQVGHQRRFTLLAGPGRHGAPSPVPMLDAVSAVVDRLGLVRRLPAGHPVWRGRMRGDTTAPGYVAATIGSTPPARATANRMSPAGVSMFYGSADVATVLAEISAHDPRPYAAVAAFELIRPVSVVDLAAVPGVPSVFDPDRRSLLGPVAFIRSFSEDLSRPVVRDGREHLAYVPTQVLTEYFRCLSPLSVDGIAFRSAHNGGINYVLFTGPEGCVDPGDETPHAMLRLRPGTERVVER from the coding sequence ATGACGTCGCCGGAAGGTCTGTCCCCGCCGGACGCGGTCTGCATGAACCACATCGACGACGCGCATCTGCGCCGTCACCTCAGCACCCTCATGACCGCGTCCCGCTGCTCGTTCTGCACCACGAGCTCGGCCCGCGGCGAACCGGTGGCCGTCGACCTGCGCCTCCTCGTGCACCGTGTCCTGGCCGGCGTCCGGGAGAAGTACGAGCCCACGGGCGCGCCCGGGCAGGGCGTCAGCACCGCGCGCGCCGTCGAGGACGTCTGCCGGGGCGCCGTCGAGCCCCGGGTGGCGCGCGCCGTGCGGGACCGGACGGAGCCCGCCTCCTGGCAGCTGCGGGAAGCGCCACGGCCGCACGGGCCCGACCCGGTCCACGCGCCGTGGGCCCGCTTCCGCCGGCAGGTCGGCCACCAGAGACGGTTCACCCTGCTCGCCGGGCCCGGCCGGCACGGTGCGCCCTCGCCCGTCCCCATGCTGGACGCGGTGTCGGCGGTCGTGGACCGGCTGGGGCTCGTCCGCAGGCTGCCCGCCGGGCACCCGGTGTGGCGCGGCCGGATGCGCGGGGACACCACCGCACCGGGCTATGTCGCGGCCACCATAGGCTCGACGCCGCCCGCGCGCGCCACAGCCAACCGGATGAGCCCCGCGGGCGTCTCGATGTTCTATGGATCCGCGGACGTGGCCACTGTCCTCGCGGAGATATCGGCGCACGATCCCCGCCCCTACGCGGCCGTCGCGGCGTTCGAGCTGATCCGTCCGGTCTCCGTGGTCGATCTGGCGGCCGTCCCCGGTGTGCCGAGCGTGTTCGACCCCGACCGCAGGTCCCTGCTCGGCCCGGTCGCGTTCATCCGGTCCTTCTCGGAAGACCTCAGCCGTCCGGTGGTCCGGGACGGGCGCGAGCACCTCGCCTACGTCCCCACACAGGTGCTGACCGAGTACTTCCGCTGCCTCTCCCCGCTCAGCGTCGACGGGATCGCCTTCCGCTCCGCCCACAACGGCGGCATCAACTACGTGCTGTTCACCGGCCCCGAGGGATGCGTCGACCCCGGCGACGAGACGCCCCATGCGATGCTCCGCCTGCGCCCCGGCACCGAACGGGTCGTCGAACGTTAG
- a CDS encoding DUF305 domain-containing protein yields MAKDLRGPKASRARLGRFAGAAVAAGLLLALTGCQEESGSGAKAGADDGQAAVIAPGRPGEKARTLSPEQAAKEQPDDSPNAADHAYVQGMIEHHRQALTMSALAPDRASADGVKRLAERIAAAQKPEIGAMEGWLSRYPAPAAGSGGHDHGTMPGMATEQQLGELTQARGGDFDRLFLKLMTTHHEGALKMAGEALADGNNVLVEEMANEVVATQSAEIHRMRTMG; encoded by the coding sequence ATGGCAAAAGACCTCCGGGGTCCCAAGGCCTCACGGGCGCGGCTCGGCCGATTCGCCGGGGCGGCCGTGGCCGCCGGCCTCCTGCTCGCCCTCACCGGCTGCCAGGAGGAGAGCGGGAGCGGCGCGAAGGCCGGGGCGGACGACGGACAGGCCGCGGTGATCGCCCCCGGCAGACCCGGCGAGAAGGCCCGCACCCTCTCCCCCGAACAGGCCGCCAAGGAGCAGCCCGACGACAGCCCCAACGCGGCCGACCACGCCTACGTGCAGGGCATGATCGAGCACCACCGGCAGGCCCTGACCATGAGCGCGCTGGCCCCGGACCGGGCCTCGGCGGACGGGGTCAAACGGCTCGCGGAGCGGATCGCGGCAGCGCAGAAGCCGGAAATCGGGGCGATGGAGGGATGGTTGTCCCGCTATCCGGCGCCCGCGGCGGGCTCCGGAGGCCACGACCACGGCACGATGCCGGGCATGGCCACGGAACAGCAGCTGGGTGAGCTGACGCAGGCCCGCGGCGGCGACTTCGACCGGCTGTTCCTGAAGCTGATGACCACCCACCACGAGGGCGCGCTGAAGATGGCGGGCGAGGCGCTGGCCGACGGGAACAACGTGCTGGTCGAGGAGATGGCCAACGAGGTCGTGGCCACGCAGAGCGCCGAGATCCACCGGATGCGCACGATGGGCTGA
- a CDS encoding helix-turn-helix transcriptional regulator, translating to MTERDAARTLAHPGTAEIRLEGVLHALSDPLRLSIVRDLAASASELACSYFDLPVTKSTTTHHFRVLRESGVVHQTYRGTTKLNALRRADLETLFPGLLDAVLTAAESEATRLGRP from the coding sequence ATGACCGAACGGGACGCGGCCCGCACCCTCGCCCACCCCGGGACGGCCGAGATCCGCCTGGAGGGCGTCCTGCACGCGCTCTCCGACCCGCTCCGGCTCTCCATCGTCCGCGACCTGGCCGCCTCCGCCTCGGAGCTGGCCTGCTCGTACTTCGACCTGCCCGTCACCAAGTCCACGACCACCCACCACTTCCGCGTCCTGCGTGAGAGCGGCGTCGTCCACCAGACCTACCGCGGCACCACCAAGCTCAACGCCCTGCGCCGGGCAGACCTGGAAACCCTCTTCCCGGGCCTCCTGGACGCCGTCCTCACGGCAGCCGAATCCGAAGCGACCCGCCTGGGGCGCCCGTAG
- a CDS encoding wax ester/triacylglycerol synthase family O-acyltransferase, which produces MATEHLSPLDLAFWRIESAAHPMHLGALAVFTSGGPGAAEHAAELLAARCAAVPGLRRRIHDVLLPFGAAAWSSDPGFDPARHVFLVRTGVLDPHAAAGPLMARPLDRGLPPWEAHVLAGPDPDSFAVLFKFHHALADGLGALALAATLFDEGPTLRPPVPPVPGRPPRSTLRRLPEVLAARVQDVGQALEIGAAVARAGLPVGVPAALTTDLTTGPAVPGTRAVAGLALDLDEVNLIRKSVGGTVNDVLIALVAGGLRRWLAGRGDPEPRGAGPRALIPVSRRRGPGTSGGAGNRLSGYLLRLPLAEPDPLRRLSSVRSGMDRNKDAGPARGAGAVALLADHVHPLGHRLGGPLVAQAARLLFDILVTSVPLPGFTFTLGGSRVREVYPLAPLARGQSLAVAVSTYKGTVHYGLVADARAVPDLGALAGALRAELNALVREVS; this is translated from the coding sequence GTGGCCACTGAGCACCTGTCCCCGCTCGACCTCGCCTTCTGGCGGATCGAATCCGCCGCCCACCCCATGCACCTCGGCGCCCTCGCCGTCTTCACCTCCGGGGGTCCCGGGGCCGCCGAGCACGCCGCCGAGCTGCTCGCCGCCCGCTGCGCCGCCGTGCCGGGCCTGCGCCGCCGGATCCACGACGTGCTGCTTCCCTTCGGCGCGGCCGCCTGGTCGTCCGACCCCGGCTTCGACCCGGCGCGGCACGTGTTCCTCGTACGGACCGGGGTCCTCGATCCGCACGCCGCGGCCGGGCCGCTGATGGCGCGCCCGCTGGACCGCGGGCTGCCGCCGTGGGAGGCGCACGTCCTGGCCGGACCCGACCCGGACTCCTTCGCGGTGCTCTTCAAGTTCCACCACGCCCTCGCCGACGGCCTGGGCGCCCTCGCCCTCGCGGCCACCCTCTTCGACGAGGGCCCGACCCTGCGTCCCCCCGTGCCGCCGGTGCCCGGGCGGCCGCCCCGCTCCACCCTGCGCCGCCTCCCCGAGGTCCTGGCGGCCCGGGTCCAGGACGTGGGCCAGGCCCTGGAGATCGGCGCGGCCGTGGCCCGCGCCGGGCTGCCGGTCGGGGTTCCCGCAGCCCTCACCACCGACCTCACGACGGGCCCCGCCGTGCCCGGGACCCGCGCGGTCGCGGGCCTCGCCCTGGACCTGGACGAGGTCAACCTGATCCGCAAGTCCGTCGGCGGCACCGTCAACGACGTGCTGATCGCCCTGGTCGCGGGCGGCCTGCGGCGCTGGCTGGCCGGGCGCGGCGACCCCGAGCCCCGGGGCGCCGGGCCGCGCGCCCTGATCCCGGTGTCCCGCCGCCGAGGCCCGGGGACCTCCGGCGGCGCCGGGAACCGGCTCTCCGGATACCTGCTCCGGCTGCCGCTCGCCGAGCCCGACCCCTTGCGCCGGCTGAGCTCCGTACGCAGCGGCATGGACCGGAACAAGGACGCCGGGCCCGCCCGCGGCGCCGGAGCCGTCGCCCTGCTCGCCGACCACGTCCACCCGCTCGGGCACCGGCTCGGCGGCCCGCTCGTGGCCCAGGCCGCCCGGCTGCTCTTCGACATCCTGGTCACCAGCGTCCCGCTGCCCGGCTTCACCTTCACCCTCGGCGGCAGCCGGGTCCGCGAGGTCTACCCCCTCGCCCCGCTGGCCCGGGGCCAGTCCCTGGCCGTGGCGGTCTCCACGTACAAGGGGACGGTCCACTACGGCCTGGTCGCCGACGCCCGCGCCGTTCCGGACCTGGGGGCCCTGGCGGGGGCGCTGCGCGCGGAGCTCAATGCACTTGTACGAGAGGTCTCGTAG
- a CDS encoding TetR/AcrR family transcriptional regulator, whose product MSPRSASVNEELRRRSRERLLQATVELVAERGYEATTLGDIADRAGTARGLVSYYFPGKRQLLQSAVHRLMHLTLQEALEREPRPAGALGGCELLARAIDSILGLTQDHPLLMRTHMAGILTAEGFVQCPEQQRLAELLRHTVTRYGSQDVDTDYPLLRALLMGAVVAVLLPGAPMPRARLRAELFQRYGLDWDLGVPPDGCGPPGGTIQL is encoded by the coding sequence ATGTCCCCGCGCAGCGCATCGGTCAATGAAGAATTGCGCAGACGTTCCCGGGAGCGGCTGCTCCAGGCCACGGTCGAACTCGTCGCCGAGCGTGGCTACGAGGCCACGACCCTCGGCGACATCGCCGACCGGGCGGGCACGGCGCGCGGCCTGGTCTCGTACTACTTCCCGGGCAAACGGCAGTTGCTGCAGTCGGCGGTGCACCGGCTGATGCACCTGACCCTTCAGGAGGCGCTGGAGCGCGAGCCGCGGCCCGCCGGCGCACTGGGGGGCTGCGAGCTGCTCGCCCGGGCCATCGACTCGATCCTCGGGCTGACGCAGGACCATCCGCTGCTGATGCGGACGCACATGGCGGGCATCCTCACGGCGGAGGGCTTCGTGCAGTGCCCGGAGCAGCAGCGGCTGGCGGAGCTGCTGCGCCACACCGTCACCCGGTACGGCTCGCAGGACGTGGACACCGACTACCCGCTTCTGCGGGCGCTGCTGATGGGCGCGGTGGTGGCCGTGCTGCTGCCGGGGGCGCCGATGCCTCGGGCCCGGCTGCGGGCCGAGCTGTTCCAGCGTTACGGGCTGGACTGGGATCTCGGCGTTCCGCCGGACGGCTGCGGGCCGCCCGGCGGAACGATTCAGCTTTGA
- a CDS encoding uracil-DNA glycosylase, with translation MAARPLNEIVEPGWARALEPVAEHIAAMGDFLRAEIAAGRTYVPAGANVLRAFQQPFDEVKVLIVGQDPYPTPGHAVGLSFSVAPEVRPVPPSLDNIFLELHRDLGTGRPANGDLTPWTRQGVLLLNRSLTTAPRRSNAHQGKGWEAVTDQAIRALAARGKPLVSILWGRAARNLRPLLGELPVVESSHPSPKSADYGFFGSRPFSRTNALLEGQGSQPVDWRLPSVS, from the coding sequence GTGGCAGCACGACCGTTGAACGAGATCGTCGAGCCGGGCTGGGCCCGCGCTCTTGAGCCGGTGGCGGAGCACATCGCCGCCATGGGCGACTTCCTGCGCGCCGAGATCGCGGCGGGGAGGACCTACGTACCTGCCGGGGCCAATGTGCTGCGCGCCTTCCAGCAGCCCTTCGACGAGGTCAAGGTGCTCATCGTCGGCCAGGACCCCTACCCCACCCCGGGGCACGCCGTGGGCCTGTCCTTCTCGGTGGCCCCCGAGGTGCGGCCGGTGCCGCCCAGCCTCGACAACATCTTCCTGGAACTGCACCGGGACCTGGGGACCGGCCGGCCCGCGAACGGCGACCTCACTCCGTGGACCCGGCAGGGCGTCCTGCTGCTGAACCGCTCCCTGACCACCGCTCCCCGCCGGTCGAACGCGCACCAGGGCAAGGGCTGGGAAGCCGTCACCGACCAGGCCATCCGGGCCCTGGCCGCGCGCGGCAAGCCGCTGGTCTCCATCCTCTGGGGCCGGGCGGCCCGCAACCTGCGTCCGCTGCTCGGTGAACTGCCCGTGGTGGAGTCCTCCCACCCCTCCCCCAAGTCCGCCGATTACGGGTTCTTCGGCTCCAGGCCCTTCAGCCGGACCAACGCGTTGCTCGAGGGCCAGGGTTCACAGCCTGTCGACTGGCGCTTGCCGTCCGTCAGTTGA
- a CDS encoding NADH:flavin oxidoreductase/NADH oxidase, whose amino-acid sequence MSAAPAAFTALFEPWTLRSVTIPNRVWMAPMCQYSAEPSGPDAGVAHDWHFAHYAARAVGGTGLILQEATAVAPEGRISPYDLGIWNDTQVEALRRITAFVKAQGTVPGIQIGHAGRKAATDRTWKGGQPVGPEEHGWQTVAPSAVPFGEGHPVPDELTVDEIHEITGQFAAAAGRALAAGYEVVEIHGAHGYLIGEFLSPSSNRRTDAYGGSFENRTRFALEVVDAVRAVWPEELPLFFRISATDWLEEDGWTADETVRLAGLLLAHGVDLLDVSTGGLVPGVTIPLGPGYQVPFAARVKAETELPVAAVGLITEPAQAEKILANGEADAVLLGRELLRDPYWARRAAADLGARPRTPDQYHRSW is encoded by the coding sequence ATGAGTGCTGCCCCCGCTGCCTTCACCGCCCTGTTCGAGCCCTGGACCCTGCGTTCGGTCACCATCCCGAACCGGGTGTGGATGGCCCCCATGTGCCAGTACAGCGCCGAGCCCTCCGGCCCGGACGCGGGCGTGGCCCACGACTGGCACTTCGCCCACTACGCCGCCCGCGCCGTCGGCGGCACCGGCCTGATCCTCCAGGAGGCCACCGCCGTCGCGCCGGAGGGCCGGATCTCCCCCTACGACCTCGGCATCTGGAACGACACCCAGGTCGAGGCGCTGCGCCGGATCACCGCCTTCGTCAAGGCCCAGGGCACGGTGCCCGGCATCCAGATCGGCCATGCCGGCCGCAAGGCCGCCACCGACCGGACCTGGAAGGGCGGGCAGCCGGTCGGGCCCGAGGAGCACGGCTGGCAGACGGTCGCCCCGAGCGCCGTGCCGTTCGGCGAGGGCCACCCGGTCCCCGACGAGCTGACGGTCGACGAGATCCACGAGATCACCGGCCAGTTCGCGGCCGCCGCCGGGCGGGCGCTGGCCGCGGGCTACGAGGTCGTCGAGATCCACGGCGCCCACGGCTACCTCATCGGCGAGTTCCTCTCCCCGTCGAGCAACCGGCGCACCGACGCCTATGGCGGCTCCTTCGAGAACCGGACCCGCTTCGCCCTCGAAGTCGTCGACGCCGTACGGGCGGTGTGGCCGGAGGAACTCCCGCTCTTCTTCCGGATCTCCGCCACCGACTGGCTGGAGGAGGACGGCTGGACCGCCGACGAGACGGTCCGGCTGGCCGGTCTGCTGCTGGCGCACGGGGTGGACCTGCTCGACGTCTCGACCGGCGGTCTCGTCCCCGGCGTCACGATCCCGCTCGGCCCCGGATACCAGGTCCCCTTCGCCGCCCGGGTCAAGGCCGAGACCGAGCTGCCGGTGGCCGCGGTCGGCCTGATCACCGAGCCGGCGCAGGCCGAGAAGATCCTGGCCAACGGCGAGGCCGACGCGGTCCTGCTGGGCCGGGAGCTGCTGCGCGACCCGTACTGGGCCCGTCGCGCGGCCGCCGACCTGGGGGCGCGGCCCCGTACGCCGGACCAGTACCACCGCTCCTGGTGA